In Nomascus leucogenys isolate Asia chromosome 8, Asia_NLE_v1, whole genome shotgun sequence, a single genomic region encodes these proteins:
- the GPR21 gene encoding probable G-protein coupled receptor 21, translating into MNSTLDGNQSSHPFCLLAFGYLETVNFCLLEVLIIVFLTVLIISGNIIVIFVFHCAPLLNHHTTSYFIQTMAYADLFVGVSCVVPSLSLLHHPIPVEESLTCQIFGFVVSVLKSVSMASLACISIDRYIAITKPLTYNTLVTPWRLRLCIFLIWLYSTLVFLPSFFHWGKPGYHGDVFQWCAESWHTDSYFTLFIVMMLYAPAALIVCFTYFNIFRICQQHTKEISERQARFSSQSGETGEVQACPDKRYAMVLFRITSVFYILWLPYIIYFLLESSTGHSNRFASFLTTWLAISNSFCNCVIYSLSNSVFQRGLKRLSGAMCTSCASQTTANDPYTVRSKGPLNGCHI; encoded by the coding sequence atgAACTCCACCTTGGATGGTAATCAGAGCAGCCACCCTTTTTGCCTCTTGGCATTTGGCTATTTGGAAACTGTCAATTTTTGCCTTTTGGAAGTATTGATTATTGTCTTTCTAACTGTATTGATTATTTCTGGCAACATcattgtgatttttgtatttcactGTGCACCTTTGTTGAACCATCACACTACAAGTTATTTTATCCAGACTATGGCATATGCTGACCTTTTCGTTGGGGTAAGCTGCGTGGTCCCTTCTTTATCACTCCTCCATCACCCCATTCCGGTAGAGGAGTCCTTGACTTGCCAGATATTTGGTTTTGTAGTATCGGTTCTGAAGAGCGTCTCCATGGCTTCTCTGGCTTGTATCAGCATTGATAGATACATTGCCATTACTAAACCTTTAACCTATAATACTCTGGTTACACCCTGGAGACTACGCCTGTGTATTTTCCTGATTTGGCTATACTCGACCCtggtcttcctgccttcctttttccactggggCAAACCTGGATATCATGGAGATGTGTTTCAGTGGTGTGCGGAGTCCTGGCACACCGACTCCTACTTCACCCTGTTCATCGTGATGATGTTGTATGCCCCAGCAGCCCTTATTGTCTGCTTCACCTATTTCAACATCTTCCGCATCTGCCAACAGCACACAAAGGAGATCAGCGAAAGGCAAGCCCGCTTCAGCAGCCAGAGTGGGGAGACTGGGGAAGTGCAGGCCTGTCCTGATAAGCGCTATGCCATGGTCCTGTTTCGAATCACTAGTGTATTTTACATCCTCTGGTTGCCATATATCATCTACTTCTTGTTGGAAAGCTCCACTGGCCACAGCAACCGCTTCGCATCCTTCTTGACCACCTGGCTTGCTATTAGTAACAGTTTCTGCAACTGTGTCATTTATAGTCTCTCCAACAGTGTATTCCAAAGAGGACTAAAGCGCCTCTCAGGGGCTATGTGTACTTCTTGTGCAAGTCAGACTACAGCCAACGACCCTTACACAGTTAGAAGCAAAGGCCCTCTTAATGGATGTCATATCTGA